A single region of the Deltaproteobacteria bacterium genome encodes:
- the aroB gene encoding 3-dehydroquinate synthase: IEEILKNRFEVFTYIMPDGEEYKNIYEFIKIVDFLAENNLDRRSPLFALGGGVVGDIAGFAAAAFLRGIPLIHIPTTLLAQADSSIGGKVAVNHKRGKNLIGAFYQPDAVFSGIDFLYTLPDREWKAALAEVIKYGIIQDEGLFEYIEQNTEKILHRDRQATLHIVKRSILNKANIVQNDEKERDIRQILNFGHTLAHALEKIGGYKTYRHGEAVAVGMVFASSLSWKLDICKKQVYERIKNVLRSFFLPVYIPSEFKTNDIYDVMRWDKKVVSDKLRFVLTEKIGKVRIVTGLESRIVSEVIDEMKE, from the coding sequence GATAGAAGAGATTTTAAAAAATAGATTTGAAGTTTTTACTTACATTATGCCAGACGGAGAAGAATATAAAAACATATATGAGTTTATCAAAATCGTAGATTTTTTAGCGGAGAATAATTTAGATAGAAGAAGTCCATTGTTTGCTTTAGGTGGTGGTGTAGTGGGAGATATTGCAGGATTTGCCGCTGCTGCATTTTTGAGAGGCATTCCCCTCATTCATATTCCTACCACCTTGCTCGCACAAGCGGATAGCTCCATTGGAGGGAAGGTAGCCGTAAATCACAAAAGAGGTAAAAACCTTATTGGTGCATTTTACCAACCCGATGCTGTATTCAGTGGAATAGATTTTCTGTATACACTACCGGACAGGGAATGGAAGGCGGCATTAGCTGAGGTGATAAAATACGGTATTATACAAGATGAAGGATTATTTGAATATATAGAGCAAAATACGGAAAAAATTCTTCACCGAGACAGACAGGCTACGTTGCATATCGTGAAGAGGAGCATTTTAAATAAGGCAAATATTGTGCAAAATGATGAAAAGGAGAGAGATATAAGACAAATACTCAATTTTGGACATACATTGGCTCATGCTTTGGAAAAAATAGGAGGGTATAAAACCTACCGACATGGAGAGGCAGTGGCTGTGGGTATGGTGTTTGCCTCATCACTTTCCTGGAAGTTGGATATATGTAAAAAACAAGTTTATGAAAGAATAAAAAATGTTTTGCGGTCTTTTTTTCTCCCTGTGTATATACCATCAGAATTTAAAACTAATGATATATACGATGTAATGAGATGGGACAAGAAGGTAGTAAGTGACAAACTTAGATTTGTCTTGACAGAAAAAATTGGTAAAGTTAGAATTGTTACAGGTTTAGAATCGCGAATAGTCAGCGAGGTAATCGATGAGATGAAAGAATGA
- a CDS encoding sulfide/dihydroorotate dehydrogenase-like FAD/NAD-binding protein, with protein MYRIVKKEKWHDIVYSMWVEAPFAAQSAQPGQFIILIINKKGERIPLTIADYDREKGLIHIVFQIVGKTTLQLSRMNEGDELYTFVGPLGRPTEIENYGTVVTVGGGTGIACVHPITRALKEAGNKTIAIIGAKSKELIIMEEEMRKASTELLVTTDDGSYVRKGFVTEVLKEVLDKDKSVKKVWAIGPAIMMKFACVTTKPYDVETIVSLNAVMVDGTGMCGSCRATIGGETKFVCVDGPEFDGQLVDWDGFLSRLAKYNKSEKLALESYKKTIKEGENYG; from the coding sequence ATGTACAGAATTGTGAAAAAAGAAAAATGGCACGATATTGTTTACTCTATGTGGGTTGAAGCCCCTTTCGCGGCTCAAAGTGCGCAGCCTGGGCAATTCATAATCTTGATAATCAATAAAAAGGGAGAAAGGATTCCTTTAACTATTGCCGATTATGATCGAGAAAAGGGACTGATACACATTGTATTTCAGATAGTGGGTAAAACTACCTTGCAACTTTCTCGAATGAATGAAGGAGACGAGTTGTATACATTTGTTGGTCCACTAGGCAGACCTACAGAAATTGAGAATTATGGAACAGTAGTGACGGTAGGGGGAGGAACAGGTATTGCCTGTGTTCATCCTATAACCAGAGCTCTGAAAGAAGCAGGCAACAAAACTATTGCCATTATCGGCGCAAAGAGCAAGGAACTGATCATAATGGAAGAGGAAATGAGAAAAGCTTCCACTGAGCTTCTAGTTACCACTGATGATGGTAGTTATGTGAGAAAAGGTTTTGTAACCGAGGTTTTAAAGGAGGTTTTAGACAAGGATAAAAGCGTAAAAAAGGTATGGGCTATCGGTCCAGCCATAATGATGAAATTTGCCTGTGTTACCACCAAACCGTATGATGTAGAAACTATCGTCAGTTTGAATGCTGTTATGGTAGACGGAACGGGGATGTGTGGTTCATGTCGAGCTACGATAGGAGGAGAAACAAAATTTGTCTGTGTGGATGGACCTGAATTTGATGGTCAGCTAGTGGATTGGGATGGATTTTTGAGCAGGTTGGCAAAGTATAATAAATCAGAGAAATTGGCATTAGAAAGTTATAAGAAAACTATAAAGGAGGGAGAGAACTATGGCTGA
- the gltA gene encoding NADPH-dependent glutamate synthase, with the protein MAEMIPIKERMKREQVSMPEQDPQIRSHNFNEVPTGYTKEMAIYEAQRCLQCTPPKCVEGCPAEVRIPEFIKKIVEEDFAGAYFEILKTNGLPAVCGRVCPQEEQCQLTCVLNKKGNPISIGRLERFVSDWSRENDVHEKIPEINKKGKTVAVVGAGPAGLICAADLQKMGYEVTVFEAFHTGGGVLIYGIPEFRLPKDIVRYEIGEIEKTGVKFETDFVVGKTKSIPDLAKEFDAIFIGIGAGAPRFMNIPGENLADVYSANEFLTRSNLMKAYRFPEYDTPIKIGEKVATIGAGNVAMDSARTALRLGAKTSHIVYRRSRKEAPARIEEIEHAEEEGVILDFLTLPVRVLGNEETGEVTGMECIKMELGEPDESGRRRPVPIEGSNFVIECSMMVDAIGTLANPIVPRSAAELGVEINKWGYFVFDEETMQTTREGIFCGGDIARGAATVILAVGDGKKAARGIDKYLSSGGSLKESLNK; encoded by the coding sequence ATGGCTGAGATGATACCTATTAAAGAGAGGATGAAAAGAGAGCAAGTTTCAATGCCGGAACAGGATCCTCAGATAAGGAGTCATAATTTTAATGAGGTGCCTACCGGTTATACCAAAGAGATGGCTATCTATGAAGCACAAAGATGTCTGCAATGTACACCTCCGAAGTGTGTGGAAGGCTGTCCGGCAGAGGTGCGTATCCCAGAGTTTATTAAAAAGATTGTGGAGGAAGATTTTGCGGGCGCATACTTTGAAATATTGAAAACAAATGGGCTTCCTGCAGTATGCGGTAGAGTGTGCCCTCAAGAAGAGCAATGTCAACTGACCTGTGTACTTAATAAGAAAGGTAACCCTATTTCCATAGGAAGATTGGAAAGGTTTGTTTCAGATTGGTCAAGAGAAAATGATGTTCATGAGAAAATACCAGAGATTAACAAGAAAGGTAAGACTGTAGCTGTTGTTGGCGCTGGTCCTGCTGGTCTTATCTGTGCTGCAGATTTGCAAAAGATGGGTTATGAAGTGACCGTATTTGAGGCATTTCATACCGGAGGCGGAGTTTTAATCTATGGTATTCCAGAATTCAGATTGCCTAAAGATATTGTGAGATATGAAATAGGAGAGATTGAAAAAACAGGAGTGAAATTTGAGACAGATTTTGTGGTAGGAAAGACGAAGAGTATACCTGATTTGGCGAAGGAGTTTGATGCTATATTCATAGGAATAGGTGCTGGTGCACCAAGGTTTATGAATATCCCCGGGGAAAATCTGGCGGATGTATATTCGGCAAATGAATTTCTTACCCGTTCCAATCTTATGAAAGCCTATAGATTTCCCGAATATGACACACCTATTAAGATAGGCGAAAAGGTGGCTACGATTGGCGCAGGAAATGTGGCTATGGATTCTGCCAGAACTGCTTTGAGATTAGGTGCGAAAACTTCTCATATTGTTTATAGAAGATCAAGGAAAGAAGCTCCGGCAAGAATAGAGGAGATTGAGCATGCTGAGGAAGAAGGTGTGATATTGGATTTTCTTACTCTGCCGGTGAGGGTATTGGGCAACGAAGAGACAGGAGAAGTTACGGGTATGGAGTGTATTAAGATGGAGTTAGGTGAGCCTGATGAATCGGGAAGAAGAAGGCCCGTTCCCATAGAGGGATCAAATTTTGTTATAGAGTGCAGTATGATGGTTGATGCCATTGGAACGCTGGCAAATCCAATCGTACCGAGAAGTGCAGCAGAACTTGGTGTGGAGATAAATAAATGGGGTTATTTTGTGTTTGATGAAGAAACAATGCAGACTACGAGGGAAGGCATATTTTGCGGCGGTGATATTGCCCGTGGAGCGGCAACGGTGATATTGGCAGTGGGAGATGGTAAAAAAGCTGCCAGGGGAATAGATAAATATCTTTCTTCTGGTGGTAGCTTAAAGGAAAGTTTAAATAAGTGA
- the fdhF gene encoding formate dehydrogenase subunit alpha — protein MDYITLIIDGKEVQVEKGKTIMDAAKKLGIYIPCICSHPDLKPIGLCKLSVVKIKNWDVYPLSTITPAEDGMVVTTKTNELQEMRRNALEMILAMTNHPTNCLFCDRKDECTSLRECMKKLPVTAGCKYCPKDGECEIQDAVEYIGLEKVRYATKYRDLPVLREPFFDRNYNLCILCTRCVRTCEEVRGENTIVYHPGFHENHWVGPENGVSLLEGSCKFCGACVDACPTGALSARFEKWEKPEKTVTTTCPHCGIGCQIDVGVKDGHIVRVRGKRGDTVNEGQLCVKGRFGLDFASHPDRLKEPLIRKDGELKPASWDEALDLVASRFKELKEKYGSDALAGIASSKTTNEECYLSQKFVRTCLGTNNIEFCTRFCHTTSAVALTRAFGGGAMSNSTRGVEKSDVVFIAGLNATENTVIFGAYLRNLVKFNNLKLIVMDPRRIDLVDDAEIWLRPKPGTDLALVNAMMNVIINEDLYDHEFVENRTEGFDKLKEVVSKYTPEKAEEITGVSKDKIIESARLYGKANKAGIMYGMGIAQYTNGTNNISALCNLALATGNMGKEGTGVNTIGKQNNGQGAGDMGCLCAVYPGGQPVAKPEVNEKFEKAWGTKLSMKPGTTETEWVTEKGKIKGLYVIGGNPVGSGPNLNNVKEVFEEMDFIVVQDIFLTETAKLADVVLPAACLLEKNGTTTNTERRITMVRKVLDAPGKARPDWEIICDLGKKMGYSEQFSYNSPSQIMDEIAHLTPLYGGINYERLEKGGIQAPCPNVDHPGTPYLYKDKFPIGKGKFFPADYEPPSELPDDDYPFIFSTVSSIFHMRTGTMIEKVHDINYISGSELLSMNPEDAFSLGVRDDDIVMVSSRRGNLNLKVKVTDAVLKGAVFATFHFADTPTNILTNDKYDPLGKVPELKFCAIKVNKIGG, from the coding sequence ATGGATTACATAACTCTTATTATAGATGGAAAAGAGGTTCAGGTAGAAAAAGGGAAAACCATTATGGATGCCGCCAAAAAACTCGGTATCTACATTCCCTGTATATGTTCCCATCCTGACCTTAAGCCCATAGGTTTATGCAAACTTTCCGTTGTGAAGATAAAAAATTGGGATGTATATCCTCTATCCACCATTACACCTGCGGAAGATGGCATGGTGGTAACCACCAAAACAAATGAATTGCAGGAGATGAGAAGGAATGCATTAGAGATGATACTTGCTATGACGAATCATCCTACAAACTGTCTCTTCTGTGATAGAAAGGATGAATGCACCTCTTTAAGGGAATGTATGAAGAAACTTCCTGTCACTGCCGGATGTAAATACTGTCCCAAGGATGGTGAATGTGAAATTCAGGATGCGGTTGAGTATATAGGACTGGAAAAGGTAAGATATGCAACAAAGTATAGAGATCTGCCTGTTTTAAGAGAACCATTTTTTGATAGAAATTATAACCTGTGTATATTATGCACAAGGTGTGTGAGAACCTGTGAAGAGGTAAGAGGAGAGAATACCATCGTTTATCATCCTGGCTTTCATGAAAATCACTGGGTAGGACCGGAAAATGGTGTTTCCCTTTTAGAAGGAAGTTGTAAGTTCTGTGGTGCCTGTGTGGATGCCTGCCCGACCGGTGCACTCTCTGCAAGGTTTGAGAAATGGGAAAAGCCAGAAAAAACTGTTACCACTACCTGTCCTCATTGCGGAATAGGTTGTCAGATAGATGTAGGTGTAAAGGATGGTCATATTGTTAGAGTAAGAGGTAAGAGGGGAGACACAGTAAATGAAGGGCAATTGTGTGTAAAAGGCAGATTTGGTTTAGATTTTGCTTCTCATCCTGATAGATTAAAGGAACCCTTAATAAGAAAAGATGGTGAATTGAAGCCGGCGAGTTGGGATGAAGCGCTGGATTTGGTAGCCAGTAGGTTTAAAGAGTTAAAAGAGAAATATGGTAGTGATGCCTTAGCCGGTATTGCTTCTTCTAAGACTACAAACGAAGAATGTTATCTCTCTCAAAAGTTTGTAAGAACCTGCCTTGGCACAAATAATATAGAATTTTGTACTCGTTTCTGTCATACAACCAGCGCAGTTGCTCTTACTCGTGCTTTCGGGGGCGGGGCAATGAGTAATTCTACTCGCGGTGTAGAAAAATCAGATGTGGTGTTTATAGCAGGATTGAATGCTACTGAAAATACCGTGATATTTGGTGCTTATTTGAGAAATTTAGTGAAGTTTAACAACCTGAAATTGATTGTGATGGATCCAAGAAGGATTGATCTGGTAGATGATGCAGAAATTTGGCTGAGGCCAAAGCCGGGGACGGATCTTGCTTTGGTTAATGCTATGATGAATGTGATTATAAATGAAGATTTATATGACCATGAATTTGTAGAAAATCGCACAGAGGGTTTTGATAAACTGAAAGAGGTAGTCTCTAAGTATACACCAGAGAAAGCGGAAGAGATTACCGGTGTTTCAAAGGATAAGATAATTGAATCGGCGAGATTATACGGCAAAGCCAATAAGGCTGGAATTATGTATGGTATGGGTATAGCTCAATATACTAATGGAACTAATAATATTTCTGCTTTGTGCAATTTAGCTTTAGCTACAGGCAATATGGGGAAAGAAGGAACCGGCGTTAACACCATAGGTAAGCAGAATAATGGACAGGGTGCTGGAGATATGGGTTGTCTATGTGCCGTTTATCCTGGTGGTCAACCCGTTGCCAAACCGGAGGTTAACGAAAAATTCGAAAAAGCGTGGGGCACAAAACTCTCTATGAAACCAGGAACAACAGAGACAGAATGGGTTACTGAAAAAGGTAAAATTAAAGGCCTATATGTGATAGGTGGAAATCCTGTAGGCAGTGGTCCTAACTTAAATAATGTAAAAGAAGTTTTTGAAGAGATGGATTTTATAGTGGTTCAGGATATCTTCTTAACCGAGACCGCCAAGCTCGCGGATGTTGTCCTTCCTGCTGCATGTCTGTTGGAAAAGAACGGCACAACTACAAACACAGAGAGAAGAATTACTATGGTGAGAAAGGTCTTGGATGCGCCCGGAAAAGCACGCCCCGATTGGGAAATTATCTGTGATTTAGGAAAGAAGATGGGTTACAGTGAGCAGTTTTCCTACAATAGTCCTTCGCAGATTATGGATGAGATAGCGCACCTGACGCCTCTTTACGGTGGAATAAACTATGAAAGGCTGGAGAAAGGAGGTATACAAGCGCCTTGTCCTAATGTGGATCATCCTGGAACGCCTTATTTGTATAAGGATAAATTTCCTATTGGTAAAGGCAAGTTCTTCCCTGCTGATTATGAGCCGCCTTCCGAGCTTCCCGATGACGATTATCCCTTTATTTTTTCCACAGTTTCGAGCATCTTTCACATGCGCACTGGTACAATGATAGAAAAGGTGCATGATATAAATTATATCAGCGGTTCCGAGCTTTTGAGTATGAATCCAGAAGATGCATTTTCCTTAGGTGTGAGAGATGACGATATAGTTATGGTTTCTTCAAGAAGGGGAAACTTAAATTTAAAGGTAAAGGTAACAGATGCTGTACTCAAAGGTGCTGTATTTGCGACATTCCATTTTGCAGATACACCGACAAATATTCTCACTAATGATAAATATGATCCCTTGGGTAAGGTGCCAGAACTTAAATTCTGTGCAATAAAGGTAAATAAAATAGGAGGATAG